In one window of Canis lupus baileyi chromosome 10, mCanLup2.hap1, whole genome shotgun sequence DNA:
- the SLC46A2 gene encoding solute carrier family 46 member 2 — protein sequence MGPEAAGPGRGAAPRLQVRTWIEPVVAATQVASSLYEAGLLLVVKASFGAGAGAGAGAASNHSAGPPRGAPEDQQQRAISNFYIVYNLVVGLTPLLSAYALGWLSDRRHRKVAICVALLGFLLSRVGLLLKVLLDWPVEVLYGAAALNGLCGGFSAFWAGVMALGSLGSSEGRRSVRLVLIDLILGLAGFCGSMASGHLFKQVAGHSGQGLVLTACSVSCATFALLYSLLVLKVPEAAAGSGQALSAGDSVAGTVGTYRTLDPDHSDKQSVQGLHPPSPGKAKPRRTIIALLFLGAIVYDLAVVGTVDVMPLFVLREPLSWNQVQVGYGMAAGYTIFITSFLGVLVFSRCFQDTTMIMIGMVSFGSGALLLAFVKETYMFYIARAVMLFALIPITTIRSAMSKLIKGSSYGKVFVILQLSLTLTGVVTSTVYNKIYQVTMEKFIGTCFALSSFLSFLAIIPIGIVAYKQASWLQYGDVRET from the exons ATGGGCCCCGAGGCCGCCGGCCCGGGGAGGGGCGCCGCGCCTCGCCTGCAGGTGAGGACCTGGATCGAGCCCGTGGTGGCCGCCACGCAGGTGGCCTCCTCCCTGTACGAGGCGGGGCTGCTCCTCGTGGTGAAGGCGTCcttcggggccggggccggggccggggccggcgcggCCTCCAACCACAGCGCCGGCCCGCCGCGGGGCGCCCCGGAGGACCAGCAGCAGCGGGCCATCTCCAACTTCTACATCGTCTACAACCTGGTGGTGGGCCTGACGCCGCTGCTGTCGGCCTACGCGCTGGGCTGGCTCAGCGACCGGCGCCACCGCAAGGTCGCCATCTGCGTGGCCCTGCTGGGCTTCCTGCTGTCGCGCGTCGGGCTGCTGCTCAAGGTGCTGCTGGACTGGCCCGTGGAGGTGCTGTACGGGGCGGCGGCGCTGAACGGGCTGTGCGGCGGCTTCTCGGCCTTCTGGGCCGGCGTCatggccctgggctccctgggctcGTCCGAGGGCCGCCGCTCCGTGCGCCTGGTCCTCATCGACCTGATCCTGGGCCTGGCGGGCTTCTGCGGGAGCATGGCCTCGGGGCACCTCTTCAAGCAGGTGGCTGGGCACTCGGGCCAGGGCCTGGTGCTCACGGCCTGCAGCGTCAGCTGTGCCACTTTCGCGCTCCTCTACAGCCTCTTGGTCCTGAAGGTCCCCGAGGCGGCGGCCGGCTCCGGCCAGGCACTCTCCGCGGGCGACTCGGTGGCCGGCACGGTTGGCACCTATCGTACCCTGGATCCTGACCACTCAGACAAGCAGAGCGTGCAGGGGCTGCACCCCCCATCTCCCGGGAAAGCCAAGCCCCGGAGAACGATCATCGCCCTGCTCTTTCTGGGTGCCATCGTATATGACCTGGCAGTAGTGGGCACAGTGGACGTGATGCCCCTTTTCGTGCTAAGGGAGCCTCTCAGTTGGAACCAAGTGCAGGTGGGCTATGGCATGGCTGCAGGGTACACCATCTTCATCACCAGCTTCCTGGGCGTCCTGGTCTTCTCCCGCTGCTTCCAGGACACCACCATGATCATGATCGGTATGGTCTCTTTTGGGTCAGGAGCCCTCCTCTTGGCTTTTGTGAAAGAGACATACATGTTCTACATTG CTCGAGCCGTCATGCTGTTCGCTCTCATCCCTATCACAACCATCCGGTCAGCAATGTCCAAACTCATAAAGGGCTCCTCTTATG GAAAGGTGTTCGTCATCCTGCAGCTGTCCCTGACTCTGACGGGGGTGGTGACATCCACGGTGTACAACAAGATCTATCAGGTCACCATGGAAAAGTTCATCGGCACCTGTTttgctctctcctccttcctctccttcctggcaATCATCCCGATTGG CATCGTGGCCTACAAACAAGCCTCGTGGTTGCAATATGGAGACGTCAGGGAGACGTGA